A window of BD1-7 clade bacterium contains these coding sequences:
- the kdsB gene encoding 3-deoxy-manno-octulosonate cytidylyltransferase, whose product MDFVVVIPSRYASSRLPAKPLADICGKPMIQHVWEQACLSNATDVIIATDDSRIEAAANAFGARVCMTREDHESGTDRLQEVAQNMGYDEDQVIVNVQGDEPLIPPAVINQVAALLSDETRQMATLCETIEAVSHVFDPNVVKLVTDNSQQALYFSRAPIPWVRDAFAENREELPVGVEFKRHIGIYAYRAALLNRFVDWPLGTLESIEKLEQLRVMENGVSIFAEAACQKIPAGVDTQEDLDAVRNYLTQQK is encoded by the coding sequence ATGGATTTTGTTGTCGTTATTCCATCGCGCTATGCATCATCACGTTTGCCGGCCAAACCATTGGCCGATATCTGCGGCAAGCCGATGATTCAACACGTGTGGGAACAGGCCTGTTTAAGTAACGCCACAGACGTCATTATTGCCACCGACGACAGCCGTATTGAAGCCGCCGCCAACGCATTTGGCGCACGTGTATGCATGACAAGAGAAGATCATGAATCCGGCACTGATCGCCTGCAAGAAGTCGCCCAAAATATGGGTTATGACGAAGACCAGGTCATCGTTAACGTCCAGGGTGATGAGCCGTTGATTCCCCCAGCCGTCATTAATCAGGTGGCCGCGTTACTCAGTGATGAAACGCGCCAGATGGCAACCCTGTGCGAAACCATCGAAGCGGTTTCACATGTTTTTGACCCAAATGTGGTAAAACTAGTCACAGACAACAGTCAGCAAGCGCTGTACTTCAGCCGTGCACCGATTCCTTGGGTACGTGATGCGTTTGCTGAGAATCGCGAAGAATTGCCCGTTGGCGTTGAGTTTAAACGTCATATTGGCATTTATGCCTATCGGGCAGCTTTGCTAAACCGGTTTGTTGATTGGCCGCTAGGAACATTGGAGTCCATTGAGAAACTCGAACAATTACGCGTGATGGAAAACGGCGTGAGTATATTTGCCGAGGCAGCGTGCCAAAAGATTCCAGCGGGTGTTGATACACAAGAAGATCTTGACGCTGTGAGAAACTATTTAACACAGCAGAAGTAA
- the lpxK gene encoding Tetraacyldisaccharide 4'-kinase, whose translation MQTWVEKLWYGRPLWAPLLHPILLPLSQLFGRIAANRRRKLEAKQTRLSVPVIVVGNISVGGTGKTPFTIALVSRLQEQGIRVGVISRGYGGKAEYPYTLTATSTAEQSGDEPLMIFRRCGCPVVIDPDRVNAAQTLIDQHKVQIIISDDGLQHYRLPRDIEIAVVDGERGLGNGRCLPAGPLRESPKRLDDVDYVIINGENQHHIATANGHELNLAPGALIPIGTTPKAPAPMAQTVDAIAAIGNPQRFFNTLQTAGFDVEPHPFPDHYHYQLDDLFLNTKRPVLMTEKDAVKCAEFSELDHHWYLPVNAELSDDFWQRLEAHVQILLTA comes from the coding sequence ATGCAAACCTGGGTTGAGAAGCTCTGGTATGGGCGTCCACTCTGGGCGCCTTTGCTGCATCCGATATTACTGCCCTTGAGCCAATTATTTGGCCGAATAGCGGCTAATCGCCGCCGCAAACTCGAAGCCAAACAAACACGCTTGTCGGTTCCCGTTATCGTGGTAGGTAACATCAGTGTTGGCGGCACCGGTAAAACACCTTTCACCATTGCGTTGGTGAGCCGATTACAAGAGCAGGGTATTCGTGTTGGCGTCATCAGTCGTGGTTACGGTGGCAAGGCAGAATACCCTTATACATTGACGGCAACATCTACCGCAGAGCAATCCGGTGATGAGCCTCTGATGATCTTCCGGCGCTGTGGCTGCCCGGTTGTGATAGACCCCGACCGTGTGAATGCTGCCCAAACCTTGATTGATCAACATAAAGTGCAGATCATCATCAGTGATGATGGCCTTCAGCATTACCGCTTGCCGCGAGACATCGAAATTGCTGTAGTAGACGGTGAACGTGGATTAGGGAACGGCCGATGTTTGCCCGCAGGCCCGCTGCGTGAGTCGCCGAAACGCCTTGATGATGTTGATTACGTGATTATTAACGGTGAAAACCAGCACCATATCGCTACTGCTAATGGTCACGAACTCAACCTTGCTCCGGGTGCACTGATTCCCATCGGCACAACGCCAAAGGCACCGGCGCCCATGGCACAAACCGTAGATGCTATTGCAGCTATCGGTAACCCGCAACGTTTTTTCAACACCCTACAAACCGCCGGCTTTGACGTTGAGCCGCACCCGTTTCCTGATCATTATCACTATCAACTCGACGATCTTTTTCTAAATACTAAACGCCCCGTTTTAATGACTGAAAAAGATGCAGTAAAATGCGCTGAGTTCAGTGAATTAGATCATCATTGGTATCTGCCAGTTAATGCCGAACTCAGTGACGATTTCTGGCAGCGACTCGAAGCCCATGTTCAGATACTCTTAACAGCTTGA
- the yfkJ_2 gene encoding Low molecular weight protein-tyrosine-phosphatase YfkJ, whose product MTKVLFVCLGNICRSPTAHGIFEKMIAEAGLQNHIGVDSCGTGAWHIGNPPDDRTIAAAAGRGYDLSALRARKLCAADFDDYDYILAMDTRNLADIIKNAPDNYPGRIQLLLDYLEDDNILEVPDPYYGNGEGFERVFSLIESACESLLKELTPVNA is encoded by the coding sequence ATGACAAAAGTCTTATTTGTGTGCTTGGGTAATATCTGTCGCTCGCCGACGGCCCACGGTATTTTTGAAAAAATGATTGCCGAAGCAGGTTTGCAAAACCACATCGGTGTTGATTCTTGTGGTACCGGCGCTTGGCATATTGGCAACCCACCAGATGATCGCACCATCGCAGCCGCCGCCGGCCGAGGTTACGATCTCTCCGCTCTGCGTGCTCGCAAATTATGCGCTGCCGACTTCGACGACTACGACTACATCTTGGCGATGGATACCCGTAACCTTGCAGACATCATTAAAAATGCCCCGGATAACTACCCAGGTCGCATTCAGCTGCTGCTCGATTACCTCGAAGACGACAATATCCTCGAAGTGCCAGATCCGTATTACGGCAACGGCGAAGGTTTTGAACGCGTATTTAGCCTGATTGAATCTGCCTGCGAATCACTGCTGAAGGAACTCACCCCCGTCAATGCCTGA